One region of Populus trichocarpa isolate Nisqually-1 chromosome 4, P.trichocarpa_v4.1, whole genome shotgun sequence genomic DNA includes:
- the LOC18098047 gene encoding germin-like protein 9-3 translates to MASASSTFKFLSLLVALFVVAKMAIAGDPDIISDFIVPLNATTVDGAFFTFTGMRALVGAQPPSAFKVSKVSAAEFPALIGQSVSYAVLQFPAGTTNPPHTHPRSAELLFLVDGSLQVGFVDTTNKLFTQTLQAGDMFIFPKGLVHFQYNADAQNPALAISAFGSASAGTVSLPTTLFTTSIDDNILAKAFKTDVATIQALKAGLAPKP, encoded by the coding sequence ATGGCATCAGCTTCTTCCACCTTCAAATTCTTGTCACTGCTAGTAGCTTTATTTGTCGTCGCCAAAATGGCAATTGCTGGAGACCCGGATATTATTTCTGATTTTATAGTCCCACTAAATGCAACCACGGTTGATGGAGCATTCTTCACTTTCACTGGGATGCGTGCCCTTGTTGGCGCACAACCACCTTCAGCTTTCAAGGTCTCAAAGGTAAGTGCAGCCGAATTTCCAGCTCTTATTGGGCAAAGCGTTTCATATGCGGTGCTTCAATTCCCGGCTGGCACTACTAATCCACCTCACACTCATCCTCGGTCTGCGGAGCTTCTTTTCCTTGTTGATGGTTCTCTTCAAGTAGGATTCGTCGACACAACCAACAAGCTCTTCACCCAGACTCTACAAGCTGGTGATATGTTCATATTTCCCAAGGGGCTCGTCCACTTCCAATACAATGCCGATGCTCAAAATCCAGCTTTGGCAATTTCTGCTTTCGGAAGTGCTAGTGCAGGGACTGTATCACTTCCTACTACCCTTTTCACCACCAGCATTGACGATAACATCTTGGCTAAGGCCTTCAAGACTGATGTTGCCACCATTCAAGCTCTGAAGGCTGGTCTTGCACCAAAGCCTTGA
- the LOC18098048 gene encoding serine/threonine-protein kinase BLUS1: MSASSSSSRADGKVQIQYPTGADAYRILEQIGGGARATVHKATCVNNDIRYSGLVSIKIIDLEQYSAADLDGLRRESKAMSLHSHPNFLGSLCSFTVDHHLWLVMPYMAAGSLQSIVSSFFPDGLLEPCIAIVLKETLKGLSYLHRLDYLHTDIKAGNILLNHTDNGSIKLEDSGMSVWIYDSNSIEKSSSLSSSSKMRLTDVAGTPYWMAPEVIQDSNTGYSFKSDIWSFGVTALELAHGGPPFSYLPPSKSLMLKIKKRFGLSDYDYDEKSKKDFKNNHFSQAFKDMVASCLDQDPSRRPSADQLLQYSLFKNCEGLDLLFNEFFRGLPNVEERFKEPNASSDGTSSQITSGTDTDSAGSSVKTTRISGWKFNESKFELEPEFHAESKDDVVKTVHFGGETIIDTDTNIGFSESSSGSGDLEGLVGDHAGANMSGIEGAVETLNQETVAEKASSRYDCSVTTRV, encoded by the coding sequence ATGTcagcttcatcttcatcatccagGGCTGATGGAAAAGTTCAAATTCAATACCCAACGGGCGCAGATGCATATAGAATCTTGGAACAGATTGGTGGTGGTGCTCGTGCCACAGTTCACAAAGCAACATGTGTCAACAACGACATCCGGTACTCAGGTTTGGTTTCAATCAAGATTATTGATCTTGAACAATATTCTGCAGCCGATCTTGATGGTCTCAGACGTGAATCCAAGGCCATGTCACTTCATTCACACCCTAACTTTCTTGGCTCCCTTTGTTCTTTTACCGTGGATCACCATCTTTGGCTGGTTATGCCTTACATGGCTGCTGGTTCTCTCCAATCCATagtctcttcttttttccctgATGGCCTGCTAGAGCCATGCATTGCTATAGTTCTCAAAGAGACCCTAAAGGGGTTGTCTTATCTTCATCGCCTAGACTATTTACACACAGATATCAAGGCAGGAAACATTCTATTAAATCACACAGATAATGGCAGCATAAAACTTGAAGATTCTGGCATGTCGGTCTGGATTTACGACTCCAACAGCATTGAGAAATCATCCTCATTGTCTTCCTCATCAAAAATGAGGTTAACTGATGTTGCAGGGACTCCATATTGGATGGCGCCAGAGGTTATACAAGACTCAAATACAGGTTATAGTTTCAAGTCTGATATATGGTCTTTTGGTGTTACTGCGTTGGAATTGGCCCATGGCGGACCTCCTTTCTCCTACCTTCCTCCTTCGAAGTCTTTGATgttgaagataaagaagagGTTTGGGTTATCTGATTATGATTACGATGAGAAGAGCAAGAAAGATTTCAAGAACAACCACTTTTCTCAAGCGTTCAAAGATATGGTTGCTTCTTGTCTTGATCAAGACCCTTCAAGGAGACCTTCTGCTGATCAGCTGTTACAGTATTCTTTGTTCAAGAACTGTGAAGGATTGGACCTTTTGTTCAACGAGTTTTTCCGTGGGTTGCCTAATGTTGAAGAAAGATTCAAAGAACCAAACGCTTCAAGTGATGGGACATCAAGCCAGATTACTTCTGGTACTGACACTGACTCAGCGGGTTCAAGTGTGAAGACTACAAGGATCAGTGGCTGGAAATTTAATGAGAGCAAATTCGAGCTTGAGCCAGAATTTCACGCTGAGTCAAAAGATGATGTTGTGAAAACGGTTCATTTTGGAGGTGAAACCATCATCGATACGGACACCAACATTGGGTTCAGTGAGTCGTCAAGCGGGTCAGGTGACTTGGAGGGTTTAGTGGGAGATCATGCTGGTGCAAACATGAGTGGAATAGAAGGAGCTGTTGAGACCCTTAATCAAGAGACAGTAGCAGAGAAGGCGAGTAGCAGGTATGATTGTTCTGTTACGACGAGAGTCTGA
- the LOC18098049 gene encoding putative disease resistance RPP13-like protein 1 translates to MEVVGEVFLSALLEPLLGKLTSGELLNFVRKTQVEKELNKWKRRLSEIDAVLKDAEEKPITSPTVKIWLTKLRDLAYDVEDVLDEFQTEALASKVRAESQASSSTVRKLLPTCCAGLNPSAIELNMRTGVPAAGHNYTTRSNC, encoded by the coding sequence ATGGAAGTTGTTGGAGAAGTCTTTCTCTCGGCTCTTCTTGAGCCCTTGCTTGGAAAGTTAACCTCTGGAGAACTTCTGAACTTCGTACGCAAAACACAAGTGGAGAAAGAACTTAACAAGTGGAAGCGAAGACTGTCAGAAATTGATGCAGTTCTTAAGGATGCAGAAGAGAAGCCAATCACAAGTCCGACTGTGAAAATCTGGCTTACCAAGCTCCGAGATTTGGCTTATGATGTGGAGGACGTGCTGGACGAGTTTCAAACAGAAGCTTTGGCAAGCAAGGTGAGGGCAGAATCTCAAGCCAGCAGCAGTACTGTCCGGAAGCTCCTCCCAACTTGTTGTGCTGGTCTGAATCCAAGTGCTATTGAGCTTAATATGAGGACGGGGGTCCCGGCTGCGGGGCATAACTACACGACTAGAAGCAATTGCTAA